Proteins from a genomic interval of Thunnus maccoyii chromosome 1, fThuMac1.1, whole genome shotgun sequence:
- the lmnl3 gene encoding lamin L3: MASATSTPAASSSRASRSASRRSAAAGGLSASSTSPTCRSRIQEKDELRHLNDRLANYIQRVQELESERSSMLIQLEEKEESKSREMGNVRRLYEEELADVRTSLDGLAGERARLQIDYGNLCEEYRKLQTRNQKKESDLANALAQWRKVEAALSSKDAEYTKLLSENRTLNDDFTDLQGQLENVEGVLADAKNQLSAEILRRVDMENQVQTLKEQLELHRNISEQEIMDIRSRHESRLVELDSGRRREFDSKLAETMQQLRQDHESQLQQYKEEIDRTFSSKLQNAQQAALEKSNVVSAARDELETTKHRVETLSSQLQQYQKEKMVLESRLQELERTRDQERDIWQQKLSQKEQEMLNMRSQMYSQLEEYENLLDVKLALDMEINAYRKMLEVEEQRLQLSPSPSQRSTVPRTHEHSSRKLRGKKRKHEGASGSSPAYKMSSRSAEHGAVSVTEVDVDGRYVRLKNVSETEQPLGGWVVRRTYLDKGDISFHIPSSCVLAGGQTLTIWAAGAEAEADSGDLILQGHRTWGPVTDVRVILLNPNHEEMAERRVCVQSRGDEETELEFDEEFVSGSDIQHFRRQELSKEASCAVM; this comes from the exons ATGGCCTCCGCCACCTCCACCCCCGCCGCCTCCAGCAGCCGCGCCAGCCGCTCCGCCAGCCGCCGCAGCGCAGCCGCCGGCGGCCTCTCAGCATCCAGCACCAGCCCGACCTGCCGGTCCCGCATCCAGGAGAAAGATGAGCTCCGACACCTCAACGACCGCCTCGCCAACTACATCCAGCGGGTCCAAGAGCTGGAAAGCGAAAGGTCCTCCATGCTTATTCAGctggaggaaaaagaggagtCTAAAAGCCGGGAGATGGGCAATGTGCGGCGGCTGTACGAAGAGGAGCTGGCCGACGTCAGAACATCGCTGGACGGCCTGGCCGGGGAGAGGGCCCGTTTGCAGATCGACTATGGAAATCTGTGCGAGGAGTACAGGAAACTTCAAACCAG GAACCAGAAGAAGGAGAGTGATCTGGCGAATGCTTTGGCTCAGTGGAGGAAAGTTGAAGCAGCTCTGAGCTCCAAGGATGCTGAGTACACTAAGCTACTGTCAGAGAACAGGACACTGAACGACGACTTCACTGATCTGCAGGGCCAGCtggaaaat GTAGAGGGCGTACTGGCAGATGCCAAGAACCAGCTGAGCGCTGAGATCCTGAGGAGGGTGGACATGGAGAACCAGGTGCAAACACTCAAAGAACAGCTTGAGCTCCACAGGAACATCAGTgagcag gaaatcaTGGACATCCGGAGCCGACACGAGAGCCGTTTAGTGGAGTTGGACTCGGGAAGACGACGGGagtttgacagtaaactggCCGAGACGATGCAGCAACTCCGCCAGGACCACgagtctcagctgcagcagtacAAGGAAGAGATCGACAGGACCTTCAGCTCAAAG CTGCAGAACGCCCAACAGGCTGCGTTGGAAAAAAGCAACGTAGTGTCGGCCGCCAGAGATGAACTGGAGACAACCAAGCACAGAGTGGAGACCCTCAGCTCACAGCTCCAGCAGTACCAGAAAGAG AAAATGGTGTTGGAGAGCCGCCTCCAGGAGCTGGAGAGGACTCGGGACCAGGAACGGGACATTTGGCAGCAGAAACTTAGTCAGAAGGAGCAGGAGATGCTGAACATGAGGAGCCAGATGTACAGCCAGCTGGAAGAATACGAGAACCTGCTGGACGTCAAGCTAGCTCTGGACATGGAGATCAACGCCTACAGGAAGatgctggaggtggaggagcagAG ACTGCAGCTGTCACCCAGCCCCTCCCAGCGTTCCACCGTACCACGAACACACGAACACAGCAGCCGCAAGCTCcgagggaagaagagaaaacatgagGGAGCCTCTGGCAGCTCACCTGCCTATAAGATGTCCAGTCGTTCAGCAGAGCACGGAGCCGTGAGCGTGACGGAGGTCGACGTGGACGGAAGATACGTTAGACTGAAGAACGTTTCCGAGACG GAGCAGCCACTTGGTGGCTGGGTGGTTCGGAGGACATACTTAGACAAGGGAGACATCTCCTTCCACATCCCCTCCTCCTGCGTCCTGGCTGGGGGGCAGACACTCACT ATCTGGGCAGCAGGTGCAGAGGCAGAGGCTGACTCTGGGGACCTGATTCTGCAGGGCCACAGGACCTGGGGCCCTGTGACTGATGTGAGGGTGATCCTCCTGAATCCCAACCATGAG GAGATGGCTGAGCGCAGGGTGTGCGTGCAGAGCAGAGGTGATGAGGAAACCGAACTAGAGTTTGATGAAGAGTTCGTGTCAGGCAGTGACATCCAGCACTTCAGGAGACAG GAGCTATCTAAGGAGGCCAGCTGTGCCGTCATGTGA